A window from Brevinematales bacterium encodes these proteins:
- a CDS encoding glycosyltransferase family 4 protein: MKIKFVTLMGFTDYVDLVKPPGMIPLKMSQKHGYKSYIVLHRTDDKRFIDYKNAVKGLKVIKLKDRGKKFRIDISLLKFLVRNARNIDILHRFLYTIETMFYVILYKILNPKGIAYVTLDNDLSTLKDYPYSLLPKYPERKLRKILRNFFVHKILEPIFLRLVDLLSIQVVDGLEILRNIYKKHRDKFFYLPYGIDDEFVKLENIQVKSFDQKENIILTVGRIGSRQKNNEMLFNALEKVDLKNWTVMIVGQIVNPEFEKFLEEFFLRNSHLKEKIVFKGHISDRKSIYNLYNISRIYVLTSLFEGLNLSTIEAGYFANYLIITDVTGAKDITNNGEFGDIVSINDVDGLARKLQFAIDNPDYVMEKGEKIRQHVLKNFLWDNIIDSLEDKIRSTLTSRGY, translated from the coding sequence ATGAAAATTAAGTTTGTCACTTTGATGGGGTTTACAGATTATGTTGATCTTGTAAAGCCACCGGGAATGATACCACTTAAAATGTCTCAGAAACATGGTTACAAATCATATATTGTTCTCCATAGGACAGATGACAAAAGATTTATAGATTATAAGAATGCTGTAAAGGGGTTGAAAGTTATCAAACTCAAAGACCGCGGCAAGAAGTTTAGGATTGATATATCTCTTCTTAAGTTCTTAGTACGAAATGCTAGGAATATAGATATCCTCCACAGGTTTCTATACACTATTGAAACTATGTTCTATGTCATACTTTACAAGATACTCAACCCTAAAGGTATAGCCTATGTAACACTAGATAATGATCTCTCAACTCTTAAAGACTATCCATACTCGCTATTACCCAAATATCCAGAAAGAAAACTTAGAAAGATTCTCAGAAACTTTTTTGTTCACAAGATTCTAGAACCGATTTTCTTGAGACTTGTAGATTTACTTTCAATACAGGTCGTTGATGGCTTGGAAATTCTTAGAAATATATACAAAAAGCATAGAGATAAATTCTTTTACCTACCTTACGGTATTGACGATGAATTTGTAAAACTGGAAAACATACAAGTTAAGAGCTTTGATCAGAAAGAAAACATAATACTCACTGTTGGTAGAATAGGCTCAAGACAGAAGAACAATGAAATGCTGTTCAATGCTTTGGAAAAGGTAGATTTGAAGAATTGGACTGTTATGATTGTTGGACAAATTGTTAATCCTGAATTTGAAAAGTTTCTTGAAGAATTTTTTCTCAGAAATTCACATCTCAAAGAAAAAATTGTCTTTAAGGGACACATTAGCGATAGAAAATCAATTTACAATCTTTACAATATATCAAGGATATATGTTCTAACATCCTTGTTTGAAGGTTTAAATCTATCAACAATAGAAGCAGGTTATTTTGCTAACTATCTGATTATTACGGATGTAACTGGTGCTAAGGATATAACAAACAATGGTGAATTTGGTGATATAGTTAGCATAAACGATGTAGACGGACTAGCTAGGAAACTCCAGTTTGCTATAGACAATCCAGATTATGTTATGGAAAAAGGAGAAAAAATAAGACAACACGTGCTGAAAAACTTCTTATGGGATAATATTATCGATTCGCTTGAAGACAAAATAAGAAGTACCTTAACTAGTAGAGGATATTAA
- a CDS encoding glycosyltransferase family 25 protein: protein MKPRVGIGFIHNNDDRRNKLSLPKILELVNFLKEYYEVKFLPVSFQPDVNSDHGFMWHLKREFVMWRYQISLHKYLKIRLPVLKSFNFLLTRLFNLLKMGLSRFSKVANFEIILTDKHVRLWSILAEDNDYIIVFEDDAMMDKDSIYKIKDMIEFLRDCVRDTDDKIIYVDLANGIELSKLKIDKLVIKRDGDKIFFDRILSNTTCSYMLSSKTVKTFTNMLLENPSIRLLPIDRIIDTLGRLSLVKGYPTLCIHADPSIVLHGSMKRADLCTRDYV from the coding sequence ATGAAGCCTAGAGTGGGCATAGGTTTTATCCATAACAATGATGATAGAAGGAATAAGTTGTCTCTACCAAAAATTTTGGAACTAGTTAACTTCTTGAAGGAATACTACGAAGTTAAATTCTTACCTGTATCGTTTCAACCAGATGTGAATTCGGATCATGGTTTTATGTGGCATCTAAAGAGAGAATTTGTAATGTGGAGATATCAGATATCTCTACATAAGTATCTAAAAATAAGACTACCCGTACTAAAATCATTCAATTTTTTGTTGACAAGGTTGTTCAATTTGCTAAAAATGGGGTTATCTAGATTTTCAAAGGTTGCTAACTTTGAAATTATTCTAACTGATAAGCATGTGAGATTATGGTCTATTTTGGCTGAAGATAATGACTACATAATAGTGTTTGAAGATGATGCCATGATGGATAAGGATAGCATTTATAAAATAAAGGATATGATAGAATTTTTAAGAGATTGTGTGAGAGACACAGATGATAAGATTATCTATGTAGACTTAGCAAATGGTATTGAACTGAGCAAATTAAAGATAGATAAGTTAGTCATAAAAAGAGATGGCGACAAAATATTTTTTGACAGAATACTATCAAATACTACTTGCTCATATATGTTAAGTTCGAAGACTGTAAAAACTTTCACAAATATGTTGCTTGAAAATCCTAGCATTAGATTGCTTCCTATTGACAGAATTATAGACACGTTGGGTAGACTATCACTAGTCAAGGGATATCCTACTTTATGTATCCATGCTGATCCATCTATAGTACTTCATGGGAGTATGAAGAGAGCAGATCTTTGCACTAGAGATTATGTTTAA
- a CDS encoding glycosyltransferase family 4 protein produces MRVLVVPSGIPEDYSIQMANSLLKKGIEVGIILKESTYSEFIPVISKDLLVFKIPKNVFGLLKVVFDVCRFKPDIIHFNDGVDNVSILILAVSLFFRTKIFTTFHDVIIHPGDENFKRILVRYILRKISKKIFVHGKILKGKFVDTYKIDEKDILSITIGNHNSLLFEYYSRGRELVDKDKDFLKILFFGWVAPRKGVDLLLETILELVKEGYNSLKVIVAGKLGSGFGYNELYDKIMELSKNELLKDIVEFRLRRIPWDEGGMLYKWADVVVLPYTEVSQSGIVGVAYYFSKPVIATNVGALPEIVRDGYNGLLIDGSSVSSIREGLKSSIKFLLENPQVVKELGSNARKFVETEMNWDNIVDKIIEAYYSAVK; encoded by the coding sequence ATGAGAGTTTTAGTTGTTCCTTCTGGAATACCTGAAGATTATTCTATTCAGATGGCTAATTCTCTCTTGAAAAAGGGAATAGAAGTTGGAATCATTCTGAAAGAATCTACATATAGTGAATTTATTCCTGTTATAAGTAAGGATCTTTTGGTTTTTAAGATTCCAAAAAATGTTTTTGGATTATTAAAGGTTGTATTTGATGTGTGTAGATTCAAGCCAGATATAATACATTTCAATGATGGGGTTGATAATGTTTCGATATTGATACTTGCAGTTTCTTTATTTTTTAGAACCAAAATTTTTACAACTTTTCATGATGTTATAATTCACCCAGGTGATGAAAACTTTAAGAGGATTTTGGTAAGATACATTTTGAGGAAAATATCAAAAAAGATATTCGTGCATGGTAAAATACTTAAGGGCAAGTTTGTTGATACCTACAAAATTGATGAAAAAGATATTCTTTCAATAACGATAGGAAATCATAATTCACTTTTGTTTGAATACTATTCTAGGGGAAGAGAATTAGTTGATAAAGACAAGGATTTTCTAAAAATTCTCTTTTTTGGATGGGTTGCTCCAAGGAAGGGAGTTGATTTATTACTTGAGACAATCTTGGAACTTGTTAAAGAGGGGTATAATAGCTTAAAAGTTATAGTTGCCGGTAAGCTTGGATCAGGTTTTGGTTATAATGAGTTGTATGACAAGATAATGGAACTTTCAAAAAACGAACTTCTAAAGGATATTGTTGAGTTTAGGTTGAGACGTATTCCATGGGATGAGGGAGGCATGTTATACAAGTGGGCTGATGTTGTAGTTTTACCTTACACTGAAGTTTCACAGAGTGGTATTGTTGGAGTTGCATATTATTTTTCTAAACCGGTAATAGCAACTAATGTAGGTGCCTTGCCTGAAATAGTAAGAGATGGTTATAATGGACTACTCATAGATGGAAGCAGTGTATCATCTATAAGGGAAGGTTTGAAGTCATCAATAAAGTTTCTTTTAGAAAATCCTCAGGTTGTTAAGGAACTTGGTAGTAATGCTAGGAAGTTTGTCGAAACCGAGATGAATTGGGATAATATAGTAGATAAGATTATTGAAGCTTACTACAGTGCTGTAAAGTAG
- a CDS encoding oligosaccharide flippase family protein — protein MSSIKKNYIYNLLVNFSSLFIPLVTFPYATRVLGPESIGKVNFASSVVDFFTVFFHFGIYPYSIRELSKVRDNQTLFNKRFSELILINTLLVFLLLILFIMTVEIFDKFKSERLLFYVIGLNILIFILGFDWLFISRENYFYVSVRMIITRLIGVVLLLLLVTKKQDYILYAFLTLFIGGLISYLINPLFYRRYASFNLSEINLSEHIKPLVLTLVVSFLARFYLNLDVTILGFLSTYESVGFYIVGLKIVMLVQSLVLSFSGVIAPRIAYYSGSTNKEELRNFIRKSIEFSWFLTAPIFFGILILSREIVVVISGTEFIPSVTVLTILSGVLLLTPYISIFSQYMYYTGNEKKYIKFVIIPTILVSLVMYGILIPHYNYIGACIARIVSEIVQFILYAISVKEVGFRNTFPLKSLKYIGLGLVMFTVLAIFGKLVIIDSLLMKIIIYTLIGGLIYVGINFITKDYFAMEIIKSIHSFIFRKNI, from the coding sequence ATGTCATCAATAAAGAAAAATTACATATATAATCTGTTGGTAAACTTTTCTAGCTTGTTCATTCCCCTAGTCACATTTCCTTATGCAACTAGAGTACTTGGCCCCGAAAGTATCGGTAAAGTGAATTTTGCTTCATCTGTTGTAGACTTCTTCACTGTATTCTTCCATTTCGGTATTTATCCATACAGTATTAGAGAGTTGTCAAAAGTAAGAGATAACCAAACACTTTTCAACAAAAGATTTTCTGAGTTAATTCTTATTAACACTTTGCTGGTGTTTTTATTACTGATCTTATTTATAATGACAGTAGAAATTTTTGACAAGTTTAAGTCTGAAAGACTACTTTTTTATGTTATAGGGTTGAATATACTTATATTCATATTAGGTTTTGACTGGCTCTTCATATCTCGAGAGAACTACTTCTATGTTTCAGTAAGAATGATAATAACTAGATTGATAGGTGTAGTCCTTCTTTTACTTCTAGTTACAAAAAAGCAGGATTACATTTTATACGCATTCCTAACTCTCTTCATAGGTGGATTGATATCATATCTCATAAACCCTTTATTCTATCGCAGGTACGCAAGCTTTAATCTATCAGAGATAAATTTATCCGAACATATCAAGCCTCTAGTTTTAACTTTGGTAGTAAGTTTTTTAGCTAGATTCTACTTAAACCTAGATGTAACTATTTTAGGATTTTTGTCTACATACGAAAGTGTTGGTTTTTACATTGTTGGATTAAAAATAGTGATGTTGGTTCAAAGTTTAGTTCTTTCTTTTTCTGGTGTTATTGCTCCCAGAATAGCTTACTATTCTGGATCAACGAATAAGGAAGAACTTAGGAACTTTATCAGAAAATCGATAGAGTTTTCTTGGTTTTTGACAGCTCCAATATTTTTTGGTATTCTCATACTTTCAAGAGAAATAGTAGTAGTTATATCTGGAACAGAGTTCATACCTTCTGTTACTGTATTAACTATTCTATCTGGTGTTTTACTCCTAACACCTTATATTTCTATATTTAGTCAGTACATGTACTATACAGGAAACGAGAAGAAATATATAAAGTTTGTAATAATCCCAACTATACTAGTCTCTTTAGTTATGTATGGTATATTGATACCCCATTACAATTACATAGGTGCTTGCATAGCTAGAATTGTTTCTGAAATAGTTCAGTTTATATTGTATGCTATTTCTGTAAAAGAAGTTGGCTTTAGAAATACCTTCCCACTGAAAAGTCTTAAGTATATAGGATTAGGATTAGTTATGTTCACAGTTTTAGCAATATTTGGCAAATTAGTAATAATAGATTCTCTGCTAATGAAAATTATTATTTATACCTTAATAGGTGGATTGATATATGTTGGTATAAACTTCATTACTAAAGATTACTTCGCAATGGAAATAATTAAATCCATTCACAGTTTCATATTTAGAAAGAATATATAA